In Ailuropoda melanoleuca isolate Jingjing chromosome 4, ASM200744v2, whole genome shotgun sequence, the following proteins share a genomic window:
- the PCBP4 gene encoding poly(rC)-binding protein 4 isoform X2: MSGSDAGLEEEPELSITLTLRMLMHGKEVGSIIGKKGETVKRIREQSSARITISEGSCPERITTITGSTAAVFHAVSMIAFKLDEDLCAAPANGGNVSRPPVTLRLVIPASQCGSLIGKAGTKIKEIRETTGAQVQVAGDLLPNSTERAVTVSGVPDAIILCVRQICAVILESPPKGATIPYHPSLSLGTVLLSANQGFSVQGQYGAVTPAEVTKLQQLSGHAVPFASPSMVPGLDPGAQTSSQEFLVPNDLIGCVIGRQGSKISEIRQMSGAHIKIGNQAEGAGERHVTITGSPVSIALAQYLITAWATAGLGGLHCQDGSSQWEQES, from the exons ATGAGCGGCTCAGACgcggggctggaggaggagccgGAGCTCAGCATCACCCTCACACTGCGGATGCTGATGCATGGGAAG GAGGTTGGCAGCATAATTGGGAAG aAAGGAGAGACTGTAAAGCGAATCCGGGAGCAG AGCAGTGCCCGGATCACCATCTCTGAGGGCTCCTGCCCCGAGcgcatcaccaccatcaccggGTCCACGGCCGCCGTCTTCCATGCGGTCTCCATGATCGCCTTCAAGCTGGATGAG GATCTTTGCGCCGCTCCTGCAAATGGTGGAAATGTCTCCAGGCCTCCGGTGACCCTGCGCCTCGTCATCCCAGCAAGCCAGTGTGGCTCACTGATCGGGAAGGCTGGCACCAAGATCAAGGAGATTcgggag ACCACGGGGGCCCAGGTGCAGGTGGCAGGAGACCTGCTGCCCAACTCTACAGAGCGTGCTGTCACCGTGTCCGGGGTGCCTGATGCCATCATCCTGTGTGTGCGCCAGATCTGCGCTGTTATCCTGGAG TCCCCACCCAAAGGAGCTACTATCCCATATCATCCGAGCCTCTCCTTAGGCACCGTCCTTCTCTCTGCCAACCAG GGCTTTTCCGTCCAGGGTCAGTATGGGGCTGTGACCCCCGCTGAG GTTACGAAGCTCCAGCAGCTTTCGGGCCATGCGGTCCCCTTCGCCTCCCCCAGCATGGTGCCAG gacTGGATCCTGGCGCGCAGACCAGCTCACAGGAGTTCTTGGTTCCCAATGAC CTGATTGGCTGCGTGATTGGGCGCCAGGGCAGCAAGATCAGTGAGATCCGGCAGATGTCAGGGGCACATATCAAGATCGGGAACCAAGCGGAAGGTGCTGGCGAGAGGCACGTGACCATCACTGGTTCCCCTGTCTCCATCGCCCTGGCCCAGTACCTCATCACTGCCTg ggcCACCGCCGGGCTTGGCGGCCTACACTGCCAAGATGGCAGCAGCCAATGGGAGCAAGAAAGCTGA
- the PCBP4 gene encoding poly(rC)-binding protein 4 isoform X3, whose translation MIAFKLDEDLCAAPANGGNVSRPPVTLRLVIPASQCGSLIGKAGTKIKEIRETTGAQVQVAGDLLPNSTERAVTVSGVPDAIILCVRQICAVILESPPKGATIPYHPSLSLGTVLLSANQGFSVQGQYGAVTPAEVTKLQQLSGHAVPFASPSMVPGLDPGAQTSSQEFLVPNDLIGCVIGRQGSKISEIRQMSGAHIKIGNQAEGAGERHVTITGSPVSIALAQYLITACLETAKSTSGGTPGSAPTDLPAPFSPPLTALPTAPPGLLGTPYAISLSNFIGLKPVPFLALPPASPGPPPGLAAYTAKMAAANGSKKAERQKFSPY comes from the exons ATGATCGCCTTCAAGCTGGATGAG GATCTTTGCGCCGCTCCTGCAAATGGTGGAAATGTCTCCAGGCCTCCGGTGACCCTGCGCCTCGTCATCCCAGCAAGCCAGTGTGGCTCACTGATCGGGAAGGCTGGCACCAAGATCAAGGAGATTcgggag ACCACGGGGGCCCAGGTGCAGGTGGCAGGAGACCTGCTGCCCAACTCTACAGAGCGTGCTGTCACCGTGTCCGGGGTGCCTGATGCCATCATCCTGTGTGTGCGCCAGATCTGCGCTGTTATCCTGGAG TCCCCACCCAAAGGAGCTACTATCCCATATCATCCGAGCCTCTCCTTAGGCACCGTCCTTCTCTCTGCCAACCAG GGCTTTTCCGTCCAGGGTCAGTATGGGGCTGTGACCCCCGCTGAG GTTACGAAGCTCCAGCAGCTTTCGGGCCATGCGGTCCCCTTCGCCTCCCCCAGCATGGTGCCAG gacTGGATCCTGGCGCGCAGACCAGCTCACAGGAGTTCTTGGTTCCCAATGAC CTGATTGGCTGCGTGATTGGGCGCCAGGGCAGCAAGATCAGTGAGATCCGGCAGATGTCAGGGGCACATATCAAGATCGGGAACCAAGCGGAAGGTGCTGGCGAGAGGCACGTGACCATCACTGGTTCCCCTGTCTCCATCGCCCTGGCCCAGTACCTCATCACTGCCTg TCTAGAAACGGCCAAGTCTACCTCTGGGGGGACGCCCGGCTCGGCCCCCACAGACCTGCCTGCCCCCTTCTCGCCGCCCCTGACGGCCCTGCCCACAGCTCCCCCAGGCCTGCTGGGCACACCCTATGCCATCTCCCTCTCCAACTTCATCGGCCTCAAGCCTGTGCCCTTCTTGGCTCTAccacctgcctccccagggcCACCGCCGGGCTTGGCGGCCTACACTGCCAAGATGGCAGCAGCCAATGGGAGCAAGAAAGCTGAGCGGCAGAAATTCTCCCCCTACTGA
- the PCBP4 gene encoding poly(rC)-binding protein 4 isoform X1, protein MSGSDAGLEEEPELSITLTLRMLMHGKEVGSIIGKKGETVKRIREQSSARITISEGSCPERITTITGSTAAVFHAVSMIAFKLDEDLCAAPANGGNVSRPPVTLRLVIPASQCGSLIGKAGTKIKEIRETTGAQVQVAGDLLPNSTERAVTVSGVPDAIILCVRQICAVILESPPKGATIPYHPSLSLGTVLLSANQGFSVQGQYGAVTPAEVTKLQQLSGHAVPFASPSMVPGLDPGAQTSSQEFLVPNDLIGCVIGRQGSKISEIRQMSGAHIKIGNQAEGAGERHVTITGSPVSIALAQYLITACLETAKSTSGGTPGSAPTDLPAPFSPPLTALPTAPPGLLGTPYAISLSNFIGLKPVPFLALPPASPGPPPGLAAYTAKMAAANGSKKAERQKFSPY, encoded by the exons ATGAGCGGCTCAGACgcggggctggaggaggagccgGAGCTCAGCATCACCCTCACACTGCGGATGCTGATGCATGGGAAG GAGGTTGGCAGCATAATTGGGAAG aAAGGAGAGACTGTAAAGCGAATCCGGGAGCAG AGCAGTGCCCGGATCACCATCTCTGAGGGCTCCTGCCCCGAGcgcatcaccaccatcaccggGTCCACGGCCGCCGTCTTCCATGCGGTCTCCATGATCGCCTTCAAGCTGGATGAG GATCTTTGCGCCGCTCCTGCAAATGGTGGAAATGTCTCCAGGCCTCCGGTGACCCTGCGCCTCGTCATCCCAGCAAGCCAGTGTGGCTCACTGATCGGGAAGGCTGGCACCAAGATCAAGGAGATTcgggag ACCACGGGGGCCCAGGTGCAGGTGGCAGGAGACCTGCTGCCCAACTCTACAGAGCGTGCTGTCACCGTGTCCGGGGTGCCTGATGCCATCATCCTGTGTGTGCGCCAGATCTGCGCTGTTATCCTGGAG TCCCCACCCAAAGGAGCTACTATCCCATATCATCCGAGCCTCTCCTTAGGCACCGTCCTTCTCTCTGCCAACCAG GGCTTTTCCGTCCAGGGTCAGTATGGGGCTGTGACCCCCGCTGAG GTTACGAAGCTCCAGCAGCTTTCGGGCCATGCGGTCCCCTTCGCCTCCCCCAGCATGGTGCCAG gacTGGATCCTGGCGCGCAGACCAGCTCACAGGAGTTCTTGGTTCCCAATGAC CTGATTGGCTGCGTGATTGGGCGCCAGGGCAGCAAGATCAGTGAGATCCGGCAGATGTCAGGGGCACATATCAAGATCGGGAACCAAGCGGAAGGTGCTGGCGAGAGGCACGTGACCATCACTGGTTCCCCTGTCTCCATCGCCCTGGCCCAGTACCTCATCACTGCCTg TCTAGAAACGGCCAAGTCTACCTCTGGGGGGACGCCCGGCTCGGCCCCCACAGACCTGCCTGCCCCCTTCTCGCCGCCCCTGACGGCCCTGCCCACAGCTCCCCCAGGCCTGCTGGGCACACCCTATGCCATCTCCCTCTCCAACTTCATCGGCCTCAAGCCTGTGCCCTTCTTGGCTCTAccacctgcctccccagggcCACCGCCGGGCTTGGCGGCCTACACTGCCAAGATGGCAGCAGCCAATGGGAGCAAGAAAGCTGAGCGGCAGAAATTCTCCCCCTACTGA
- the PARP3 gene encoding protein mono-ADP-ribosyltransferase PARP3 isoform X2, protein MAPKRKPQVQREGPAKKKGRQGAEEEDSFRSTAEALRAAPTEKHMVRVDPACPLSHTPGTQPDSCPRQTPVHVRAGTLAYPRAAQAVLPPTPLWPQVHEDCACTLNQTNVGSNNNKLYIIQLLEEGDRFACWNRWGRVGEVGQSKLSYFKLLEDAKKDFEKKFWDKTKNSWVERDHFVAPILGKYTLIEVQGDDEAQEAVVQAPLRLCPAAPAHPSPLPLGGWRPSEDRGAARAALLPRHSHAEARHQHLQQGHVRECHDPHEPGCEEDAPGKLSKQQIARGFEALEALEVALRAPADGGLSLEELSSHFYTVIPHNFGRNRPPPINSPELLQAKKDMLLVTFSRGAGNGADGQTGQGRRGTHGHEGPERWTEWVAGRTGREKPGRWLGWGCTGGQTGGVAVLPVVWEGGGWESSGQTSCPCPSLWVLADIELAQTLQASPEEEKGEEVPHPLDRDYQLLKCQLQLLDPEAAEYKGLRRALGLQAAVGLVHTSLHLGTQLLLFLQGDRFQAHSKLGNRRLLWHGTNVAVVAAILTSGLRIMPHSGGCVGKGIYFASENSKSAGYVTGMSCGAHQIGYVFLGEMALGREHHITIDEPSLKQPPPGFDSVIAQGHTEPDPTQDTELELDG, encoded by the exons ATGGCTCCAAAGCGCAAGCCCCAGGTGCAACGTGAGGGCCCCGCAAAAAAGAAGGGGcggcagggggcagaggaggaggacagcTTCCGCTCCACTGCTGAGGCCCTCAGAGCTGCACCCACAGAGAAGCACATGGTCCGAGTGGACCCAGCATGCCCGCTCAGCCACACCCCTGGGACCCAG CCTGACTCCTGTCCCCGTCAGACCCCTGTCCATGTGCGGGCAGGTACCCTGGCCTACCCAAGGGCAGCCCAAGCGGTCCTGCCCCCCACGCCCCTCTGGCCCCAGGTGCATGAGGACTGCGCCTGCACCCTGAACCAGACCAACGTCGGAAGCAACAACAACAAGCTTTACATCATCCAGCTGCTGGAAGAGGGTGACCGCTTTGCCTGCTGGAACCGCTGGGGCCGTGTG GGAGAGGTGGGCCAGTCAAAGCTCAGCTACTTCAAGTTACTGGAGGATGCAAAGAAGGACTTTGAGAAGAAATTTTGGGACAAGACCAAGAACAGCTGGGTGGAGCGGGACCACTTTGTGGCCCCCATCCTGGGCAAGTACACGCTTATCGAAGTGCAGGGAGACGACGAGGCCCAGGAAGCCGTGGTGCAG GCTCCGCTCCGGCTGTGCCCAGCTGCTCCCGCCCATCCGAGCCCTCTACCCCTAGGTGGATGGAGGCCCAGTGAGGACCGAGGTGCAGCGCGTGCGGCCCTGCTCCCTAGACACAGCCACGCAGAAGCTCGTCACCAGCATCTTCAGCAAGGACATGTTCGAGAATGCCATGACCCTCATGAAcctgg ATGTGAAGAAGATGCCCCAGGGAAGCTGAGCAAGCAGCAGATTGCACGGGGCTTCGAGGCTTTGGAGGCCCTGGAGGTGGCGCTGAGAGCCCCCGCGGATGGTGGCCTCAGCCTGGAGGAGCTGTCCTCCCACTTCTACACCGTCATTCCCCACAACTTCGGCCGCAACCGGCCCCCGCCCATCAACTCCCCTGAGCTTCTGCAGGCCAAGAAGGACATGCTGCTGGTGACGTTCAGCAGGGGGGCAGGCAATGGGGCAGACGGACAGACGGGGCAAGGGAGACGGGGGACACATGGCCatgaaggcccagagaggtggacGGAATGGGTAGCCGGAAGGACGGGGAGGGAAAAGCCAGGCagatggctggggtgggggtgcacggGCGGACAGACAGGTGGGGTGGCCGTGCTCCCAGTCgtgtgggagggaggaggctgggagtcGAGCGGACAGACAAGCTGCCCGTGCCCATCACTTTGGGTGCTGGCAGACATCGAGCTGGCCCAGACCCTGCAGGCGTCCCCcgaggaggaaaagggggaggaggtGCCACACCCACTGGACCGGGACTACCAGCTCCTTAAGTGCCAGCTCCAGCTGCTGGACCCAGAGGCAGCCGAGTACAAG GGCCTGAGGAGAGCTCTGGGACTGCAGGCAGCAGTGGGGCTTGTCCACACATCTCTCCACCTTGGCACCCAGCTTCTGCTTTTCCTGCAG GGAGACAGGTTCCAGGCCCACTCCAAGCTGGGCAATCGGAGGCTGCTGTGGCACGGCACCAACGTGGCGGTGGTGGCCGCCATCCTTACCAGCGGGCTCCGCATCATGCCGCATTCTGGCGGCTGCGTTGGCAAGGGCATCTACTTCGCCTCGGAGAACAGCAAGTCAGCTGGCTATG TTACTGGCATGTCCTGCGGAGCCCACCAAATTGGCTACGTGTTCCTGGGCGAGATGGCACTGGGCAGAGAGCACCACATCACCATTGACGAGCCCAGCTTGAAGCAGCCACCCCCTGGCTTCGACAGTGTcattgcccaaggccacacagagcCTG ATCCAACCCAGGACACTGAGCTGGAGCTGGATGGCTAG
- the GPR62 gene encoding G-protein coupled receptor 62 — protein sequence MANATGLNTSEVAGSVGLILAAVVEAAALLGNGALLVVVLRTPGLRDALYLGHLCVVDLLAAASIMPLGLLAAPPPGLGRMRLGPAPRLSILPPLRPRLPGGKAALAPALAVGQFAACWLPYGCACLAPAAQAAVAEAPVTWVAYSAFAAHPFLYGLLQRPVRRALGRLARQVLPRPQRVCAPRAWHLPALLQHLQGRSESPALGPSEAPEQAPDLPRRESFSMPGAT from the exons ATGGCCAACGCCACAGGGCTGAACACCTCCGAAGTCGCGGGCTCAGTGGGGTTGATCCTGGCGGCCGTCGTGGAGGCCGCAGCCCTGCTGGGCAACGGCGCGCTGCTGGTCGTGGTGCTGCGCACGCCGGGACTGCGCGACGCGCTCTACCTGGGGCACCTGTGCGTCGTGGACCTGCTGGCGGCCGCCTCCATCATGCCGCTGGGCCTACTGGCCGCGCCGCCGCCGGGCCTGGGCCGCATGCGCCTGGGCCCCGCACC CCGCCTCTCCATCTTGCCGCCCCTCCGGCCTCGCCTGCCCGGGGGCAAAGCGGCCCTGGCCCCAGCGCTGGCCGTGGGCCAGTTCGCAGCCTGCTGGCTGCCCTACGGCTGTGCGTGCCTGGCGCCCGCCGCGCAGGCTGCAGTGGCCGAGGCGCCGGTCACCTGGGTGGCCTACTCGGCCTTCGCGGCTCACCCCTTTCTGTATGGCCTGCTGCAGCGCCCCGTACGCCGGGCACTGGGTCGCCTCGCCCGCCAGGTGCTGCCCCGGCCCCAGAGGGTCTGCGCTCCGCGGGCCTGGCACCTGCCGGCACTTCTGCAGCACCTCCAGGGACGTTCAGAGAGCCCTGCCCTAGGCCCTTCTGAGGCACCAGAACAAGCCCCAGATTTGCCAAGAAGGGAGAGCTTCAGTATGCCAGGGGCCACCTGA
- the PARP3 gene encoding protein mono-ADP-ribosyltransferase PARP3 isoform X3 — protein sequence MAPKRKPQVQREGPAKKKGRQGAEEEDSFRSTAEALRAAPTEKHMVRVDPACPLSHTPGTQPDSCPRQTPVHVRAGTLAYPRAAQAVLPPTPLWPQVHEDCACTLNQTNVGSNNNKLYIIQLLEEGDRFACWNRWGRVGEVGQSKLSYFKLLEDAKKDFEKKFWDKTKNSWVERDHFVAPILGKYTLIEVQGDDEAQEAVVQAPLRLCPAAPAHPSPLPLGGWRPSEDRGAARAALLPRHSHAEARHQHLQQGHVRECHDPHEPGCEEDAPGKLSKQQIARGFEALEALEVALRAPADGGLSLEELSSHFYTVIPHNFGRNRPPPINSPELLQAKKDMLLVIRNYLEQTGNSYRCPALQHVWRVNREGVGDRFQAHSKLGNRRLLWHGTNVAVVAAILTSGLRIMPHSGGCVGKGIYFASENSKSAGYVTGMSCGAHQIGYVFLGEMALGREHHITIDEPSLKQPPPGFDSVIAQGHTEPDPTQDTELELDG from the exons ATGGCTCCAAAGCGCAAGCCCCAGGTGCAACGTGAGGGCCCCGCAAAAAAGAAGGGGcggcagggggcagaggaggaggacagcTTCCGCTCCACTGCTGAGGCCCTCAGAGCTGCACCCACAGAGAAGCACATGGTCCGAGTGGACCCAGCATGCCCGCTCAGCCACACCCCTGGGACCCAG CCTGACTCCTGTCCCCGTCAGACCCCTGTCCATGTGCGGGCAGGTACCCTGGCCTACCCAAGGGCAGCCCAAGCGGTCCTGCCCCCCACGCCCCTCTGGCCCCAGGTGCATGAGGACTGCGCCTGCACCCTGAACCAGACCAACGTCGGAAGCAACAACAACAAGCTTTACATCATCCAGCTGCTGGAAGAGGGTGACCGCTTTGCCTGCTGGAACCGCTGGGGCCGTGTG GGAGAGGTGGGCCAGTCAAAGCTCAGCTACTTCAAGTTACTGGAGGATGCAAAGAAGGACTTTGAGAAGAAATTTTGGGACAAGACCAAGAACAGCTGGGTGGAGCGGGACCACTTTGTGGCCCCCATCCTGGGCAAGTACACGCTTATCGAAGTGCAGGGAGACGACGAGGCCCAGGAAGCCGTGGTGCAG GCTCCGCTCCGGCTGTGCCCAGCTGCTCCCGCCCATCCGAGCCCTCTACCCCTAGGTGGATGGAGGCCCAGTGAGGACCGAGGTGCAGCGCGTGCGGCCCTGCTCCCTAGACACAGCCACGCAGAAGCTCGTCACCAGCATCTTCAGCAAGGACATGTTCGAGAATGCCATGACCCTCATGAAcctgg ATGTGAAGAAGATGCCCCAGGGAAGCTGAGCAAGCAGCAGATTGCACGGGGCTTCGAGGCTTTGGAGGCCCTGGAGGTGGCGCTGAGAGCCCCCGCGGATGGTGGCCTCAGCCTGGAGGAGCTGTCCTCCCACTTCTACACCGTCATTCCCCACAACTTCGGCCGCAACCGGCCCCCGCCCATCAACTCCCCTGAGCTTCTGCAGGCCAAGAAGGACATGCTGCTG GTGATCCGTAACTACCTAGAGCAGACTGGCAACAGCTACCGGTGCCCAGCTCTTCAGCATGTTTGGAGAGTGAACCGAGAAGGGGTG GGAGACAGGTTCCAGGCCCACTCCAAGCTGGGCAATCGGAGGCTGCTGTGGCACGGCACCAACGTGGCGGTGGTGGCCGCCATCCTTACCAGCGGGCTCCGCATCATGCCGCATTCTGGCGGCTGCGTTGGCAAGGGCATCTACTTCGCCTCGGAGAACAGCAAGTCAGCTGGCTATG TTACTGGCATGTCCTGCGGAGCCCACCAAATTGGCTACGTGTTCCTGGGCGAGATGGCACTGGGCAGAGAGCACCACATCACCATTGACGAGCCCAGCTTGAAGCAGCCACCCCCTGGCTTCGACAGTGTcattgcccaaggccacacagagcCTG ATCCAACCCAGGACACTGAGCTGGAGCTGGATGGCTAG
- the PARP3 gene encoding protein mono-ADP-ribosyltransferase PARP3 isoform X1, producing the protein MAPKRKPQVQREGPAKKKGRQGAEEEDSFRSTAEALRAAPTEKHMVRVDPACPLSHTPGTQPDSCPRQTPVHVRAGTLAYPRAAQAVLPPTPLWPQVHEDCACTLNQTNVGSNNNKLYIIQLLEEGDRFACWNRWGRVGEVGQSKLSYFKLLEDAKKDFEKKFWDKTKNSWVERDHFVAPILGKYTLIEVQGDDEAQEAVVQAPLRLCPAAPAHPSPLPLGGWRPSEDRGAARAALLPRHSHAEARHQHLQQGHVRECHDPHEPGCEEDAPGKLSKQQIARGFEALEALEVALRAPADGGLSLEELSSHFYTVIPHNFGRNRPPPINSPELLQAKKDMLLVTFSRGAGNGADGQTGQGRRGTHGHEGPERWTEWVAGRTGREKPGRWLGWGCTGGQTGGVAVLPVVWEGGGWESSGQTSCPCPSLWVLADIELAQTLQASPEEEKGEEVPHPLDRDYQLLKCQLQLLDPEAAEYKGLRRALGLQAAVGLVHTSLHLGTQLLLFLQVIRNYLEQTGNSYRCPALQHVWRVNREGVGDRFQAHSKLGNRRLLWHGTNVAVVAAILTSGLRIMPHSGGCVGKGIYFASENSKSAGYVTGMSCGAHQIGYVFLGEMALGREHHITIDEPSLKQPPPGFDSVIAQGHTEPDPTQDTELELDG; encoded by the exons ATGGCTCCAAAGCGCAAGCCCCAGGTGCAACGTGAGGGCCCCGCAAAAAAGAAGGGGcggcagggggcagaggaggaggacagcTTCCGCTCCACTGCTGAGGCCCTCAGAGCTGCACCCACAGAGAAGCACATGGTCCGAGTGGACCCAGCATGCCCGCTCAGCCACACCCCTGGGACCCAG CCTGACTCCTGTCCCCGTCAGACCCCTGTCCATGTGCGGGCAGGTACCCTGGCCTACCCAAGGGCAGCCCAAGCGGTCCTGCCCCCCACGCCCCTCTGGCCCCAGGTGCATGAGGACTGCGCCTGCACCCTGAACCAGACCAACGTCGGAAGCAACAACAACAAGCTTTACATCATCCAGCTGCTGGAAGAGGGTGACCGCTTTGCCTGCTGGAACCGCTGGGGCCGTGTG GGAGAGGTGGGCCAGTCAAAGCTCAGCTACTTCAAGTTACTGGAGGATGCAAAGAAGGACTTTGAGAAGAAATTTTGGGACAAGACCAAGAACAGCTGGGTGGAGCGGGACCACTTTGTGGCCCCCATCCTGGGCAAGTACACGCTTATCGAAGTGCAGGGAGACGACGAGGCCCAGGAAGCCGTGGTGCAG GCTCCGCTCCGGCTGTGCCCAGCTGCTCCCGCCCATCCGAGCCCTCTACCCCTAGGTGGATGGAGGCCCAGTGAGGACCGAGGTGCAGCGCGTGCGGCCCTGCTCCCTAGACACAGCCACGCAGAAGCTCGTCACCAGCATCTTCAGCAAGGACATGTTCGAGAATGCCATGACCCTCATGAAcctgg ATGTGAAGAAGATGCCCCAGGGAAGCTGAGCAAGCAGCAGATTGCACGGGGCTTCGAGGCTTTGGAGGCCCTGGAGGTGGCGCTGAGAGCCCCCGCGGATGGTGGCCTCAGCCTGGAGGAGCTGTCCTCCCACTTCTACACCGTCATTCCCCACAACTTCGGCCGCAACCGGCCCCCGCCCATCAACTCCCCTGAGCTTCTGCAGGCCAAGAAGGACATGCTGCTGGTGACGTTCAGCAGGGGGGCAGGCAATGGGGCAGACGGACAGACGGGGCAAGGGAGACGGGGGACACATGGCCatgaaggcccagagaggtggacGGAATGGGTAGCCGGAAGGACGGGGAGGGAAAAGCCAGGCagatggctggggtgggggtgcacggGCGGACAGACAGGTGGGGTGGCCGTGCTCCCAGTCgtgtgggagggaggaggctgggagtcGAGCGGACAGACAAGCTGCCCGTGCCCATCACTTTGGGTGCTGGCAGACATCGAGCTGGCCCAGACCCTGCAGGCGTCCCCcgaggaggaaaagggggaggaggtGCCACACCCACTGGACCGGGACTACCAGCTCCTTAAGTGCCAGCTCCAGCTGCTGGACCCAGAGGCAGCCGAGTACAAG GGCCTGAGGAGAGCTCTGGGACTGCAGGCAGCAGTGGGGCTTGTCCACACATCTCTCCACCTTGGCACCCAGCTTCTGCTTTTCCTGCAGGTGATCCGTAACTACCTAGAGCAGACTGGCAACAGCTACCGGTGCCCAGCTCTTCAGCATGTTTGGAGAGTGAACCGAGAAGGGGTG GGAGACAGGTTCCAGGCCCACTCCAAGCTGGGCAATCGGAGGCTGCTGTGGCACGGCACCAACGTGGCGGTGGTGGCCGCCATCCTTACCAGCGGGCTCCGCATCATGCCGCATTCTGGCGGCTGCGTTGGCAAGGGCATCTACTTCGCCTCGGAGAACAGCAAGTCAGCTGGCTATG TTACTGGCATGTCCTGCGGAGCCCACCAAATTGGCTACGTGTTCCTGGGCGAGATGGCACTGGGCAGAGAGCACCACATCACCATTGACGAGCCCAGCTTGAAGCAGCCACCCCCTGGCTTCGACAGTGTcattgcccaaggccacacagagcCTG ATCCAACCCAGGACACTGAGCTGGAGCTGGATGGCTAG